One window of the Streptomyces sp. ITFR-21 genome contains the following:
- a CDS encoding ROK family protein — translation MTQIRTRLERGRGALGPALSLVHTGRAATRALLTAELGVTRATAGAVAAELEALGLIRVDTRPAGPSGAQGRPSHRLDVAPGGPVALAAQVHADGFRAALVGLGGEIVTTSPRTMAVPADPAHVLGAVVEAGAELLREYGRVCVGAGLAVPSAVAEPDGTALNPLHLAWPAGAPVREVFAGQVARVGILGPDGEPVPSFVGNDVNVAALAEHRHGAGRDAQHLLVVASGHRGVGGALVLNGRLHTGSSGLALEVGHLTVLPDGRPCHCGSRGCLDVEADPLAFLEAAGRDPGPEVSLLQQSVDLLREEYDDPSVREAAHVLIDRLGRGLAGLVNVLNPDRILLGGLHGHLLNADPEALRAVVADRSLWGRSGSVPVLACALHHNSLVGAAELAWQPVLDDPLAVLGG, via the coding sequence GTGACACAGATTCGGACAAGGCTTGAGCGGGGCCGGGGTGCGCTCGGACCGGCGCTCTCCCTGGTGCACACCGGACGCGCGGCGACCCGCGCGCTGCTCACCGCGGAACTCGGGGTGACCCGGGCCACGGCGGGCGCGGTCGCCGCCGAACTGGAGGCACTCGGGCTGATCCGGGTCGACACCCGGCCCGCCGGGCCTTCCGGCGCCCAGGGCCGCCCCTCGCACCGGCTCGACGTCGCCCCCGGCGGGCCGGTCGCGCTCGCCGCGCAGGTGCACGCCGACGGCTTCCGGGCCGCGCTGGTCGGGCTCGGCGGGGAGATCGTGACCACGTCGCCGCGGACCATGGCCGTACCGGCCGACCCGGCGCACGTACTCGGCGCGGTGGTCGAGGCGGGGGCGGAACTGCTGCGGGAGTACGGGCGGGTCTGTGTGGGCGCCGGGCTCGCGGTGCCCTCGGCGGTCGCCGAGCCCGACGGCACCGCGCTCAACCCGCTGCACCTGGCATGGCCGGCGGGCGCCCCGGTACGCGAGGTGTTCGCCGGGCAGGTCGCCCGGGTCGGCATCCTCGGGCCCGACGGCGAGCCGGTGCCCTCCTTCGTCGGCAACGACGTCAACGTGGCCGCGCTCGCCGAACACCGACACGGCGCCGGGCGCGACGCCCAGCACCTCCTGGTGGTCGCCTCGGGACACCGCGGCGTCGGCGGCGCGCTGGTCCTCAACGGCCGCCTGCACACGGGTAGCTCGGGCCTCGCCTTGGAGGTGGGACACCTCACGGTGCTGCCCGACGGCCGCCCCTGCCACTGCGGCAGCCGCGGCTGCCTGGACGTCGAGGCCGATCCGCTGGCCTTCCTGGAAGCGGCCGGCCGCGACCCGGGCCCGGAGGTCTCGCTGCTCCAGCAGTCCGTCGACCTGCTCCGCGAGGAGTACGACGACCCGTCCGTCCGCGAAGCCGCCCACGTCCTGATCGACCGGCTCGGGCGCGGCCTCGCCGGCCTCGTCAACGTCCTCAACCCCGACCGCATCCTGCTCGGCGGCCTCCACGGCCACCTCCTGAACGCCGACCCCGAGGCGCTCCGCGCGGTCGTGGCCGACCGCAGCCTGTGGGGACGCAGCGGAAGCGTCCCCGTACTCGCCTGCGCCCTCCACCACAACAGCCTCGTCGGCGCGGCGGAACTGGCCTGGCAGCCGGTACTGGACGACCCTCTGGCGGTCCTGGGCGGCTAG
- a CDS encoding PLP-dependent aminotransferase family protein, translating to MRDFRRVADEVAAQIAAGRLRAGDRLPTQRAFARRQGIADSTAGRVYGELARRGLVVGEVGRGTFVRAAPPVAGPALAEPSPARVDLELNHPVVAGQSELLGAGLARLARPDVLAAALCPAGAAGTAAAREAVAALLARAGWSPTPASVLFAGNGRQAIAAALAALVPSGGRLGVEAFTYPVVKAIAGRLGITLVPVGGDEWGLRPDALLAAHRAAPLSAVYVQPTLHNPLGVTMPDDRRAELAVALRQIDTVAVEDAVWSFLRPDGPAPLAAYAPERVVHTDSLSKRLAPGLTLGFAVGPPALAARLASALRSGAWTASGYALEAATGWLTDGTAATVAAAKRADAGDRQRIAAEKLRGFTVRADPRGYFCWWELPEPWRADTFVAAAARRGVAVTPAASFAVLPHRTPNAVRLGLASPPPQVLRQTLAALAALARTDPDDVSPG from the coding sequence GTGCGGGATTTCCGGCGGGTGGCGGACGAGGTCGCCGCCCAGATCGCCGCGGGGCGGCTGCGGGCCGGGGACCGGCTGCCGACGCAGCGGGCGTTCGCCCGCCGGCAGGGGATCGCGGACTCCACGGCGGGCCGGGTGTACGGGGAGCTGGCCCGCCGCGGGCTCGTGGTCGGAGAGGTGGGGCGGGGCACGTTCGTACGGGCGGCGCCGCCGGTGGCCGGGCCCGCGCTGGCCGAGCCGTCCCCGGCCCGGGTGGACCTGGAGCTGAACCACCCCGTGGTGGCCGGCCAGTCGGAGCTGCTGGGCGCCGGACTCGCCCGGCTCGCGCGCCCCGACGTGCTGGCCGCCGCGCTTTGCCCGGCGGGGGCCGCGGGCACGGCGGCGGCCCGGGAGGCGGTGGCCGCCCTGCTCGCCCGCGCGGGCTGGTCCCCCACTCCCGCGTCCGTGCTGTTCGCCGGGAACGGCCGCCAGGCCATCGCCGCCGCGCTGGCCGCGCTGGTCCCGTCCGGCGGCCGGCTGGGCGTCGAGGCGTTCACGTACCCCGTGGTGAAGGCGATCGCCGGCCGCCTCGGCATCACCCTGGTACCGGTCGGCGGTGACGAGTGGGGCCTGCGCCCGGACGCGCTGCTGGCCGCCCACCGGGCCGCGCCGCTGAGCGCGGTGTACGTCCAGCCGACCCTGCACAACCCGCTCGGCGTCACCATGCCCGACGACCGGCGGGCCGAACTCGCGGTCGCCCTGCGGCAGATCGACACGGTGGCCGTCGAGGACGCGGTGTGGTCGTTCCTGCGGCCGGACGGTCCGGCGCCGCTGGCCGCGTACGCGCCGGAGCGGGTGGTCCACACCGACAGCCTCTCCAAGCGGCTCGCCCCCGGGCTGACCCTGGGCTTCGCCGTCGGACCCCCCGCGCTCGCCGCCCGGCTCGCCTCGGCGCTCCGCTCGGGTGCCTGGACGGCCTCGGGGTACGCGCTGGAGGCGGCCACCGGCTGGCTCACCGACGGCACCGCGGCCACGGTCGCCGCGGCCAAGCGGGCCGACGCTGGCGACCGGCAGCGTATCGCCGCCGAGAAGTTGCGCGGCTTCACCGTGCGCGCCGACCCGCGGGGCTATTTCTGCTGGTGGGAGCTGCCCGAGCCGTGGCGGGCCGACACCTTCGTGGCCGCCGCCGCCCGCCGGGGCGTCGCCGTGACCCCGGCCGCCTCCTTCGCCGTACTCCCGCACCGCACGCCCAACGCGGTCCGGCTCGGCCTGGCCTCTCCCCCGCCGCAGGTCCTGCGGCAGACCCTGGCGGCTCTCGCCGCGCTGGCGCGGACCGACCCCGACGACGTCTCCCCCGGCTGA
- a CDS encoding cytochrome b/b6 domain-containing protein — MTRLHESMARIEQSRAAGGVRRFTRAETWVHRSLAWVTGVCVLTAACLYFPPLAEIAGRRRLVVAVHEWSGIAIPLPPLLGLASRAFRADAGRLGRFLPHDWRWLRVALRRRRREPGLAGKFNAGQKLYAAFVAGAVPVMAGTGLIMWFPRMTPLVWRTGATFVHDWLFLLIVAAVTGHVRFAAKDPEARRGLRTGYVPQWWVRAEHSLWRPERTEGPRRPQEAGDPEGREHPVETGQPERRVPPAP, encoded by the coding sequence ATGACCCGACTTCATGAGTCGATGGCCCGGATCGAGCAGTCCCGGGCGGCCGGCGGGGTACGCCGCTTCACCCGCGCCGAGACCTGGGTGCACCGCTCGCTGGCCTGGGTGACGGGCGTCTGCGTCCTCACCGCGGCCTGCCTGTACTTCCCACCGCTCGCCGAGATCGCCGGCCGCCGCCGACTGGTGGTCGCCGTCCACGAGTGGTCGGGCATCGCGATCCCGCTGCCGCCGCTGCTGGGCCTTGCCTCCCGCGCGTTCCGGGCCGACGCCGGCCGGCTCGGCCGGTTCCTCCCGCACGACTGGCGCTGGCTGCGGGTGGCGCTGCGCCGCCGCAGGCGGGAACCGGGCCTGGCGGGCAAGTTCAACGCCGGGCAGAAGCTCTACGCGGCCTTCGTCGCGGGTGCGGTGCCGGTCATGGCCGGCACCGGGCTGATCATGTGGTTCCCGAGGATGACGCCGCTGGTCTGGCGCACCGGGGCCACCTTCGTGCACGACTGGCTCTTCCTGCTCATCGTGGCGGCCGTCACCGGCCACGTCCGGTTCGCGGCCAAGGACCCCGAGGCCCGCCGCGGACTGCGGACCGGATACGTGCCCCAGTGGTGGGTCCGCGCGGAGCACTCGCTGTGGCGCCCCGAGCGCACTGAGGGACCCAGGCGTCCTCAGGAGGCCGGGGATCCTGAGGGGCGCGAGCACCCGGTGGAAACCGGGCAGCCGGAGCGGCGGGTCCCGCCCGCCCCGTAA
- a CDS encoding MarR family winged helix-turn-helix transcriptional regulator yields the protein MTGDKDERALVAEWREILAVHARTTGEIDRELHPYGLRASDFEVLDVLVGGGTQDGGSAFRVQELADRVHLSQSALSRLVSRLEKDGLVGRDTCSEDRRGVRVAITAAGRERYEEARPGHLAVLERMLPRG from the coding sequence ATGACCGGCGACAAGGATGAGCGGGCGCTCGTGGCCGAGTGGCGGGAGATCCTCGCCGTCCACGCGCGCACGACGGGCGAGATTGACCGCGAGCTGCACCCGTACGGACTGCGTGCCAGTGATTTCGAGGTACTCGACGTACTGGTGGGCGGGGGTACGCAGGACGGCGGCTCCGCGTTCCGCGTGCAGGAACTGGCCGACCGGGTCCACCTCAGCCAGAGCGCGCTGTCCCGGTTGGTGTCCCGGTTGGAGAAGGACGGCCTGGTGGGCCGCGACACCTGCAGTGAGGACCGGCGCGGGGTGCGGGTCGCCATCACGGCGGCGGGGCGCGAACGGTACGAGGAGGCACGGCCGGGGCATCTGGCCGTGCTGGAGCGGATGCTGCCGAGGGGCTGA
- a CDS encoding nitroreductase family deazaflavin-dependent oxidoreductase: MSEQTLHVKKPGWLTVHVFNRTVAWLTRRGLSVWGSRVLAVQGRKSGEWRRTPVNPLTVDGRRYLVAPRGHVQWTHNMRAAGGGQLLLGRKVEKFTATEVPDDDKPVLLRAYLKRWKAEVGVFFDGVGPDSSDEELRAIAPRHPVFRVHPADGE; the protein is encoded by the coding sequence ATGTCCGAACAGACCCTGCACGTCAAAAAGCCCGGCTGGCTCACCGTCCACGTCTTCAACCGCACCGTCGCCTGGCTGACCCGGCGCGGCCTCAGCGTCTGGGGCTCGCGGGTGCTGGCGGTACAGGGGCGCAAGTCCGGCGAGTGGCGCCGCACCCCGGTCAACCCGCTGACCGTGGACGGGCGGCGCTATCTGGTGGCCCCGCGCGGGCATGTGCAGTGGACGCACAACATGCGGGCGGCCGGCGGCGGGCAGCTGCTGCTGGGCCGGAAGGTCGAGAAGTTCACCGCGACCGAGGTCCCCGACGACGACAAGCCCGTCCTTCTGCGGGCGTACCTCAAGCGCTGGAAGGCCGAGGTCGGGGTGTTCTTCGACGGGGTGGGCCCGGATTCCTCGGATGAGGAGCTGCGCGCGATAGCGCCCAGGCACCCGGTGTTCCGGGTCCACCCCGCCGACGGCGAGTGA
- a CDS encoding geranylgeranyl reductase family protein — protein sequence MSGEEAQDSGAADDGTSSVWDVVVIGAGPAGASAAHAAAVTGRRVLLLEKAELPRYKTCGGGIVGYSRDALPPGFELPLRDRVHAVTFSLNGRLTRTKRSRQMLFGLINRPEFDAGLVEAARAAGAEVRTGTTVSRVEQHGPGVPDRRTVAVILGSDGKREEETVYARAVVGADGSASRIGAHVGVKVDQVDLGLESEIPVPASVAEDWAGRVLIDWGPLPGSYGWVFPKGDSLTVGVISARGDGGATKRYLDDFIARLGLAGFEPSVSSGHLTRCRADDSPLSRGRVLVCGDAAGLLEPWTREGISYALRSGRLAGEWAVRIAESHDAVDARRQALNYAFAVKAGLGVEMGVGRRMLDLFERRPGLLHAVLTTFPPAWRAFAGITRGKSSLAELVRTHPLARRALGAVDRA from the coding sequence GTGAGCGGTGAAGAAGCGCAGGACAGCGGTGCGGCGGACGACGGAACCTCGTCGGTCTGGGACGTCGTCGTGATCGGCGCGGGCCCCGCCGGAGCCTCGGCGGCCCACGCGGCGGCCGTGACCGGTCGGCGCGTCCTGCTGCTGGAGAAGGCCGAGCTGCCCCGGTACAAGACCTGCGGCGGCGGCATCGTCGGCTATTCCCGGGACGCGCTGCCTCCCGGGTTCGAACTGCCGCTGCGCGACCGGGTGCACGCGGTCACCTTCAGCCTCAACGGCAGACTCACCCGGACCAAGCGCTCCCGGCAGATGCTCTTCGGCCTCATCAACCGGCCCGAGTTCGACGCCGGGCTGGTGGAGGCGGCCCGCGCGGCCGGCGCCGAGGTGCGCACCGGAACGACCGTCTCCCGGGTGGAGCAGCACGGCCCCGGTGTCCCCGACCGCCGTACCGTGGCGGTGATACTCGGCTCCGACGGCAAGCGCGAGGAGGAGACCGTCTACGCTCGGGCCGTGGTCGGCGCCGACGGCAGCGCCAGCCGGATAGGAGCCCATGTGGGCGTCAAGGTGGACCAGGTGGATCTCGGCCTGGAATCCGAGATCCCGGTCCCCGCCTCCGTCGCCGAGGACTGGGCCGGACGGGTGCTCATCGACTGGGGGCCGCTGCCCGGCAGCTACGGCTGGGTCTTCCCCAAGGGCGACTCCCTCACCGTGGGTGTGATCTCCGCCCGCGGCGACGGCGGCGCCACCAAGCGCTACCTCGACGACTTCATCGCCCGGCTCGGTCTGGCGGGCTTCGAGCCCAGCGTGTCCTCGGGCCACCTGACCCGCTGCCGCGCCGACGACTCCCCGCTGTCCCGGGGCCGGGTGCTGGTGTGCGGCGACGCCGCCGGGCTGCTCGAACCCTGGACCCGCGAGGGCATCTCCTACGCGCTGCGCTCCGGCCGTCTCGCGGGAGAGTGGGCGGTGCGCATCGCCGAGTCCCACGACGCCGTCGACGCCCGCCGCCAAGCCCTCAACTACGCCTTCGCGGTGAAGGCCGGGCTCGGCGTCGAGATGGGCGTCGGCCGCCGGATGCTCGACCTGTTCGAGCGGCGCCCCGGGCTGCTGCACGCCGTGCTCACCACCTTCCCGCCCGCCTGGCGGGCCTTCGCGGGCATCACCCGCGGCAAGAGTTCGCTGGCCGAACTCGTCCGCACCCACCCGCTGGCCCGCCGCGCGCTGGGGGCCGTGGACCGGGCCTGA
- a CDS encoding ATP-binding protein, with protein sequence MQADQADPAARECSLDLEAHPYRIQQIRRIVSAQLRYWRLDPLVDAASTGISELLANVHRHARPDKRCAVKLSLAPDRLLVAVTDHDPRLPHLGPMEPSATTGRGLAMVEAMSDSWGTDLLPDDAGKVVWFVLRTPLAAPTPAPLKAAGMPMERIAPKRVAVAASVA encoded by the coding sequence ATGCAAGCCGACCAAGCCGATCCAGCGGCCCGAGAGTGCTCGCTCGACCTGGAAGCCCATCCGTACCGGATCCAGCAGATCCGCCGCATCGTGTCCGCTCAGCTGCGTTACTGGCGTCTCGACCCGCTCGTCGACGCGGCGTCGACCGGCATCAGCGAGCTGCTCGCGAACGTCCACCGCCATGCCAGACCCGACAAGCGCTGCGCGGTGAAGCTCAGCCTGGCCCCCGACCGCCTCTTGGTGGCCGTCACGGACCACGACCCACGGCTGCCGCATCTGGGGCCGATGGAGCCGAGCGCCACCACCGGCCGCGGACTGGCCATGGTCGAGGCGATGAGCGACAGCTGGGGTACGGACCTGCTGCCGGACGACGCCGGCAAGGTGGTGTGGTTCGTGCTGCGCACCCCGCTGGCGGCGCCCACGCCGGCGCCCCTGAAGGCCGCGGGCATGCCGATGGAGCGGATCGCTCCGAAACGGGTCGCCGTCGCCGCCTCGGTCGCCTGA
- a CDS encoding molybdopterin-dependent oxidoreductase, with protein MEDRTSHPVRTPEPFQEEDPEERRHGSPVGRRMVLGMLGLGAAGVAVGGGVQDRLDSILASVTTKDPTGITGLLPGSGGFRFYSVSDSIPHRGEADYRLTVGGLVEHPVSYRLSDLRALPQVRMVRDVQCVTGWRVPGTAFSGVRLSTLLDAAGVRAKGTALHFTCFDGLYSESLTLEQARRSDMLVALTMNDKPVTDAHGGPVRLYAAPMYFYKSAKWLSGITVTEDVERGYWEHYGYDVDGWVGRSNGRHDDPTS; from the coding sequence ATGGAAGACCGTACGTCGCACCCGGTGAGGACGCCGGAGCCGTTCCAGGAGGAGGACCCCGAGGAGCGGCGGCACGGCAGCCCCGTGGGCCGCCGGATGGTCCTGGGCATGCTCGGGCTCGGCGCGGCGGGCGTCGCCGTCGGAGGCGGTGTGCAGGACAGGCTGGACTCGATCCTGGCCTCCGTCACCACCAAGGACCCCACCGGCATCACCGGACTGCTGCCCGGCAGCGGCGGATTCCGCTTCTACTCGGTCTCCGACTCCATCCCGCACCGCGGCGAGGCCGACTACCGGCTGACCGTCGGCGGCCTGGTGGAGCATCCTGTCAGCTACCGCCTGTCCGACCTGCGGGCACTGCCCCAGGTGCGTATGGTGCGCGACGTGCAGTGCGTGACCGGCTGGCGGGTGCCCGGGACGGCCTTCTCCGGGGTGCGGCTGTCCACCCTGCTGGACGCCGCCGGGGTGCGCGCCAAGGGCACCGCCCTCCACTTCACCTGCTTCGACGGCCTGTACAGCGAGAGCCTCACCCTCGAACAGGCCCGTCGCAGCGACATGCTGGTGGCGCTGACCATGAACGACAAACCGGTCACCGACGCGCACGGCGGCCCGGTGCGGCTTTACGCCGCGCCCATGTACTTCTACAAGTCCGCGAAGTGGCTGTCCGGGATCACGGTCACCGAGGACGTCGAGCGCGGCTACTGGGAGCACTACGGATATGACGTGGACGGGTGGGTCGGCAGGTCGAACGGCCGCCATGATGACCCGACTTCATGA
- a CDS encoding MFS transporter: MPTLNKIGTVLSNFSMPPRSHHTAAAEPALRRLRVALTVFFAVDGFLFAGWVVRIPAIKAQVGASAGQLGLALLGVSAGAVATMVLTGRLCRTFGSERVTVATGVLLSLSIALPPRTHSALALGLVLLCFGVSYGGMNVAMNSVAVDLVAALRRPVMSGFHAAYSLGGLTGAGIGGLVAPHLSPATHLLLLTPIGLVAVVAAGRVMVAHPLSGPTARGRAGTRAVDVEHRPAPAASVPVPTTTTPTPAPAPAPAPAPAPKNPSTLLVAVFGLIAACTAYGEGALAEWGPLHIQQDLHGGSGIAAAGYACVTLAMALGRLSGTGLLVRLGQTRALVLGGVVACAGMLLGALAPAIPLVMIGFAITGLGLANLFPTAIARAGELTGPSGVAAASTLGYGGMLLGPPSIGFLADAFGLPTALLTVSVLAAVAAGIAYAARNSGATA, translated from the coding sequence GTGCCGACGCTAAACAAAATAGGGACTGTTCTCTCGAATTTTTCCATGCCGCCCCGATCCCATCACACCGCCGCCGCCGAGCCCGCCCTGCGGCGGCTTCGCGTCGCCCTCACCGTCTTCTTCGCCGTGGACGGCTTCCTCTTCGCCGGCTGGGTGGTCCGCATCCCCGCCATCAAGGCCCAGGTCGGCGCCTCCGCCGGGCAGTTGGGCCTGGCTCTGCTGGGTGTGTCGGCCGGAGCGGTGGCCACCATGGTGCTGACCGGACGGTTGTGCCGGACGTTCGGCAGCGAGCGGGTGACCGTGGCCACCGGCGTTCTGCTGTCGCTGAGCATCGCCCTTCCGCCGCGCACCCACTCGGCGCTCGCACTCGGCCTGGTCCTCCTGTGCTTCGGCGTCTCCTACGGCGGCATGAACGTCGCGATGAACAGTGTGGCGGTGGACCTGGTGGCGGCGCTGCGCCGCCCGGTCATGTCCGGTTTCCACGCCGCCTACAGCCTCGGCGGGCTGACCGGCGCGGGCATCGGCGGACTGGTCGCGCCGCACCTCTCCCCCGCCACGCACCTGCTGCTGCTCACCCCGATCGGCCTGGTCGCGGTGGTGGCGGCCGGGCGTGTCATGGTGGCGCACCCGTTGAGCGGACCCACGGCGCGCGGGCGCGCGGGCACCAGGGCCGTGGACGTGGAGCACAGGCCCGCACCGGCGGCGTCGGTGCCGGTTCCCACCACGACGACGCCGACGCCCGCGCCCGCACCCGCACCCGCACCCGCACCCGCACCGAAGAATCCCTCCACCCTGCTGGTCGCCGTCTTCGGCCTGATCGCGGCCTGCACGGCATACGGCGAGGGCGCGCTCGCCGAGTGGGGGCCGCTGCACATCCAGCAGGATCTGCACGGCGGCTCCGGCATCGCGGCGGCGGGCTACGCCTGCGTCACCCTGGCCATGGCGCTGGGGCGGCTGTCCGGCACCGGGCTGCTGGTCCGGCTCGGGCAGACCCGCGCGCTGGTGCTGGGCGGCGTGGTCGCCTGCGCCGGAATGCTGCTCGGGGCACTGGCGCCGGCGATCCCGCTGGTGATGATCGGCTTCGCGATCACCGGGCTCGGCCTGGCCAACCTCTTCCCGACCGCCATCGCCAGGGCCGGGGAGCTGACCGGCCCCAGCGGAGTGGCCGCCGCCTCCACCCTCGGTTACGGCGGCATGCTGCTGGGCCCGCCCTCGATCGGCTTCCTCGCCGACGCCTTCGGCCTGCCGACCGCGCTGCTCACGGTCTCGGTGCTGGCCGCCGTAGCGGCGGGGATCGCGTACGCGGCACGGAACAGCGGCGCGACCGCGTAA
- a CDS encoding TetR/AcrR family transcriptional regulator yields MSVIRGARERARVEVTAAIKDEARRQLAAEGAARLSLRAVARELGMVSSALYRYFPSRDDLLTALIIDAYDAIGATAEAALATAAEADPVDRWTAVCRAARDWAVLHPHEYALIYGSPVPGYSAPADTVGPASRVALALVAVVRDAYRAGRLGDPPGRPLAAPVRTDAAHLAAELAPELPIPVIAALVAVWAQVFGLVSFEVFGQFNQVVEARGPFFDQAAAALAGQVGLDVLPAE; encoded by the coding sequence ATGAGCGTCATTCGAGGAGCCAGAGAACGCGCCCGCGTCGAAGTGACCGCGGCGATCAAGGACGAGGCGCGGCGACAGCTCGCGGCCGAGGGAGCGGCCCGCCTGTCGCTGCGCGCGGTGGCGCGCGAACTGGGCATGGTCTCCTCCGCGCTCTACCGCTACTTCCCCAGCCGGGACGACCTGCTCACCGCCCTGATCATCGACGCGTACGACGCGATAGGCGCCACCGCCGAAGCGGCCCTCGCCACGGCCGCCGAGGCGGACCCCGTCGACCGCTGGACAGCGGTCTGCCGTGCCGCCCGCGACTGGGCGGTGCTCCACCCCCACGAATACGCCCTCATCTACGGCTCGCCCGTGCCCGGCTACAGCGCGCCGGCCGACACCGTGGGCCCCGCCTCCCGCGTCGCCCTGGCCCTGGTCGCGGTGGTCCGCGACGCCTACCGCGCCGGCCGGCTCGGCGACCCGCCCGGCCGCCCCCTGGCGGCCCCCGTCCGCACCGACGCCGCCCATCTCGCCGCCGAGTTGGCTCCCGAACTTCCCATCCCGGTCATCGCCGCCCTCGTCGCCGTCTGGGCCCAGGTCTTCGGGCTCGTCAGCTTCGAGGTGTTCGGCCAGTTCAACCAAGTGGTCGAGGCACGTGGCCCGTTCTTCGACCAGGCCGCCGCCGCGCTGGCGGGACAGGTCGGACTCGACGTGCTCCCGGCGGAGTAG
- a CDS encoding dipeptidase, with protein MPSVPLADTVASLIPRAKAELTELVSFASVADERQFPRSESLRAAAWVAEALRQEGFQEVALLDTPDGTQSVYGFLPGPADAPTVLLYAHYDVQPPLDESAWLSPPFELTERDGRWYGRGAADCKGGLLMHLTALRALKENGGLPLNVKVIVEGSEEQGTGGLEQYVGRHPELLAADTIVIGDAGNFQAGLPTVTSSLRGMALLEVRVATLEGNLHSGQFGGAAPDALAALIRMLSSLRDETGATTIDGLDGTGRWSGLAYEEADFRRDAKVLDGVELVGTGEIADRLWARPSVTVLGIDAPPVVGATPSVQAAAGALVSVRVPAGFDADKTVELLTAHLRSAAPWGARVEVTVRGSGQPFAADTGSPAYEAMADAMREAYGREMAVAGLGGSIPLCNTLAGLYPQAEILLIGLCGPDAQIHAANESLSPRELELMSLTEALFLRRYAASQSAGLGV; from the coding sequence ATGCCCTCCGTTCCGCTCGCCGACACCGTGGCGTCGCTGATCCCCCGTGCAAAGGCCGAGCTGACCGAGCTGGTGTCGTTCGCGTCGGTGGCCGACGAGCGCCAATTCCCCAGGAGCGAGTCCCTAAGGGCCGCCGCGTGGGTGGCGGAGGCGCTGCGGCAGGAGGGCTTCCAGGAGGTGGCGCTGCTCGACACGCCTGACGGCACGCAGTCGGTGTACGGCTTCCTGCCGGGCCCGGCCGACGCGCCGACGGTGCTGCTGTACGCGCACTACGACGTGCAGCCGCCGCTGGACGAGTCGGCGTGGCTGTCGCCGCCGTTCGAGCTGACCGAGCGGGACGGCCGCTGGTACGGGCGCGGGGCCGCGGACTGCAAGGGCGGGCTGCTGATGCACCTGACCGCATTGCGGGCGCTGAAGGAGAACGGCGGGCTGCCGCTCAACGTCAAGGTGATCGTGGAGGGTTCGGAGGAGCAGGGCACCGGCGGCCTGGAGCAGTACGTCGGCCGGCACCCGGAGCTGCTGGCCGCGGACACCATCGTGATCGGCGACGCCGGCAACTTCCAGGCTGGTCTGCCGACGGTGACCTCCTCACTGCGCGGCATGGCTTTGCTGGAGGTGCGGGTGGCCACGCTGGAGGGAAACCTGCACTCGGGACAGTTCGGCGGGGCGGCGCCGGACGCCCTCGCCGCGCTGATCCGGATGCTGTCCTCGCTGCGCGACGAGACCGGTGCCACCACGATCGACGGCCTGGACGGGACCGGCCGGTGGTCGGGACTGGCCTACGAGGAGGCCGACTTCCGGCGGGACGCGAAGGTGCTGGACGGGGTGGAACTGGTCGGCACCGGCGAGATCGCGGACCGGCTGTGGGCCCGTCCGTCGGTGACGGTCCTCGGTATCGACGCGCCCCCGGTGGTCGGCGCCACCCCCTCGGTGCAGGCGGCCGCGGGCGCGCTGGTGAGCGTGCGTGTCCCGGCGGGCTTCGACGCGGACAAGACCGTCGAACTGCTGACCGCGCACCTCAGGTCGGCCGCGCCCTGGGGCGCGCGGGTCGAGGTGACGGTCCGCGGCAGCGGTCAGCCGTTCGCCGCGGACACCGGCAGCCCGGCGTACGAGGCGATGGCCGACGCGATGCGCGAGGCGTACGGCCGGGAGATGGCCGTGGCCGGGCTGGGCGGTTCGATCCCGCTGTGCAACACGCTGGCCGGGCTGTACCCGCAGGCGGAGATCCTGCTGATCGGACTGTGCGGGCCCGACGCGCAGATCCACGCGGCCAACGAGAGCCTGTCCCCTCGGGAGCTGGAGCTGATGTCGCTGACGGAGGCGCTGTTCCTGCGGCGTTACGCGGCGTCGCAGTCGGCCGGCCTCGGCGTCTGA
- a CDS encoding DUF6332 family protein, which yields MRRVRTQQEQDAVTVETVYAVVTGALFAAMAFAAAISPVLADAAHGTAREGCFTGAVVASAAIFCWRVALTLRRFERQNRLPRADVSAGRPSRPGRTRQDS from the coding sequence ATGCGCAGGGTCAGGACGCAGCAGGAGCAGGACGCGGTCACGGTGGAGACGGTCTACGCGGTCGTCACCGGCGCGCTGTTCGCCGCCATGGCCTTCGCCGCGGCGATCAGTCCGGTGCTGGCGGACGCGGCGCACGGTACGGCCCGTGAGGGGTGCTTCACCGGGGCGGTCGTGGCGTCCGCGGCCATCTTCTGCTGGCGGGTGGCGCTGACACTGCGGCGCTTCGAGCGGCAGAACCGGTTGCCGCGCGCCGACGTGTCGGCCGGTCGGCCGAGCCGGCCCGGGCGGACCAGGCAGGACTCGTAG